The following proteins come from a genomic window of Chionomys nivalis chromosome 9, mChiNiv1.1, whole genome shotgun sequence:
- the Defb115 gene encoding beta-defensin 115 codes for MLPTRSSALSGHIKLWFLTLAVLVVLAQTSPDGWLKTCYYGMGKCRHECRSTEKKKERCGDFTVCCLQISKSKLSHLPPAKDQSKKISKFIITEDRPKMIGRVQ; via the exons ATGCTGCCAACTCGCTCCTCAGCCCTCTCAGGACACATTAAGCTCTGGTTTCTGACCTTAGCTGTCCTTGTGGTCCTGGCTCAGACTTCCCCAG ACGGGTGGCTGAAAACGTGCTATTATGGAATGGGCAAATGCAGACATGAATGCAGGTCAAccgagaagaagaaagagagatgtGGGGACTTCACTGTTTGCTGTCTCCAAATATCAAAGTCGAAACTATCTCACTTGCCTCCGGCCAAAGACCAGTCAAAGAAAA TCTCAAAGTTCATAATCACAGAGGACCGCCCAAAGATGATCGGTCGTGTCCAGTGA